A single region of the Streptomyces sp. ITFR-16 genome encodes:
- a CDS encoding class I SAM-dependent methyltransferase, whose protein sequence is MSQEIYAPEPEATRRSAGEAESSRASRGWWDSNADEYQSDHGTFLGDDRFVWGPEGLDEATAGLLGPAGSLKGLDVLEIGAGAAQCSRWLAAQGARPVALDLSHRQLQHALRIGGGIPLVEADAGVLPFRDGSFDLACSAYGAVPFVADPVQVFREVHRVLRPGGRWVFSVTHPVRWAFPDEPGPEGLSVAASYFDRTPYVEQDEQGNAVYVEHHRTVGDRVRDVVAGGFRLLDLVEPEWPSWNDQEWGGWSPLRGHLIPGTAIFVCARD, encoded by the coding sequence ATGAGCCAAGAGATCTACGCCCCCGAACCCGAGGCGACACGCCGCAGCGCCGGTGAGGCCGAGAGCAGCAGGGCCAGCCGGGGCTGGTGGGACAGCAACGCCGACGAGTACCAGAGCGACCACGGCACCTTCCTCGGCGACGACCGCTTCGTCTGGGGCCCCGAGGGTCTCGACGAGGCCACGGCCGGGCTGCTGGGCCCCGCCGGATCGCTGAAGGGCCTGGACGTCCTGGAGATCGGAGCCGGCGCGGCGCAGTGCTCACGCTGGCTCGCGGCGCAGGGCGCCCGCCCGGTCGCCCTGGACCTCTCCCACCGCCAGCTCCAGCACGCGCTGCGGATCGGCGGGGGCATCCCGCTGGTCGAGGCGGACGCCGGGGTGCTGCCCTTCCGCGACGGCTCCTTCGACCTGGCCTGCTCCGCGTACGGCGCGGTGCCGTTCGTCGCCGATCCGGTCCAGGTCTTCCGCGAGGTCCACCGGGTGCTGCGCCCCGGCGGCCGCTGGGTCTTCTCGGTCACCCATCCCGTCCGCTGGGCCTTCCCCGACGAGCCGGGCCCCGAGGGGCTGTCCGTCGCCGCCTCGTACTTCGACCGCACGCCGTACGTGGAGCAGGACGAGCAGGGCAACGCCGTGTACGTCGAGCACCACCGCACGGTGGGCGACCGGGTGCGGGACGTGGTGGCGGGCGGCTTCCGGCTGCTCGACCTGGTGGAGCCGGAGTGGCCGTCCTGGAACGATCAGGAGTGGGGCGGCTGGTCGCCGCTGCGCGGCCATCTGATCCCGGGGACCGCGATCTTCGTCTGCGCCCGGGACTGA